One window of Novosphingobium sp. P6W genomic DNA carries:
- a CDS encoding CorA family divalent cation transporter — MTNEMLNDDDHRELPLLFGRVLDGEGGAREIGWEAARDWQPARNGEVLWVHLLRTHPGLEEWLMDDLTISEPTAELLTSDATRPRAFREGQALVATLRGINFNPGADPEDMLSMQLWSDGARVITLRRDPLQTPRLVRGDLDAGLGPVDAGSLVTALTEHLIERMSHAIVDMNAVIDELEDETIESDAVETLDKIAMIRRNCLALKRHMSPQHEALLAIAHGAPGWFEEHDRREIAESIARLRRYLDDLDISKESAIVLQDDIRARAAANSQRTQYVLAVVAGIFLPLTFITGLLGINVGDIPLAETGSHGFWIICGLCAGLLVVEVLLLRRLKWV; from the coding sequence ATGACGAACGAGATGCTGAACGACGACGATCACCGCGAACTGCCCCTCCTGTTCGGCCGGGTACTGGATGGAGAAGGCGGCGCGCGCGAAATCGGCTGGGAAGCGGCGCGGGACTGGCAGCCCGCCAGAAACGGCGAAGTCCTGTGGGTCCACCTGCTGCGCACCCATCCCGGCCTTGAGGAATGGCTGATGGACGACCTGACCATTTCCGAGCCGACGGCCGAATTGCTGACCAGTGATGCCACCCGTCCGCGCGCCTTTCGCGAAGGCCAGGCCCTTGTCGCCACGCTGCGCGGCATCAACTTCAACCCCGGCGCCGACCCCGAAGATATGCTCTCGATGCAATTGTGGAGCGATGGAGCGCGCGTCATCACCCTGCGGCGCGATCCGCTGCAAACGCCCCGGCTGGTGCGGGGCGACCTTGATGCAGGGCTGGGGCCGGTCGATGCCGGGTCACTTGTTACCGCGCTGACCGAACACCTGATCGAGCGCATGAGCCACGCCATCGTCGACATGAACGCAGTGATCGACGAGCTTGAGGACGAGACGATCGAAAGCGATGCCGTCGAGACGCTCGACAAGATCGCGATGATCCGGCGCAATTGTCTGGCCTTGAAACGGCACATGTCGCCGCAGCACGAGGCGCTGCTGGCGATCGCCCACGGCGCGCCGGGCTGGTTCGAGGAACACGACCGGCGCGAGATCGCCGAATCCATCGCCCGTCTGCGTCGCTATCTCGACGATCTGGACATCAGCAAGGAATCCGCGATCGTCCTGCAGGATGACATCCGCGCCCGCGCGGCCGCCAACAGCCAGCGCACGCAATACGTGCTGGCTGTGGTGGCGGGAATATTCCTGCCTCTGACCTTCATCACCGGGCTGCTGGGCATCAACGTCGGCGACATTCCGCTGGCGGAGACCGGCTCGCACGGGTTCTGGATCATCTGCGGTCTGTGCGCGGGGCTGCTTGTCGTCGAAGTCCTGCTGCTGCGCCGGCTGAAGTGGGTGTAG
- a CDS encoding GNAT family N-acetyltransferase: MDIRFAQGSDAASLARLGTDSFVAKFGHLYRPEDLANFLGESHSEEKVAKEIADPALRVVLAEDDGQLLGFCKLVMHCGWPEHARGAKVIELKQLYTAPEATGQGIGARLMDWALAEAAAFGADEIQLSVYSDNPGAQKFYARYGFGKVADIHFMVGEKRDEELLFSALLAG; this comes from the coding sequence ATGGACATTCGTTTTGCGCAAGGCTCCGATGCCGCTTCGCTGGCCCGCCTCGGCACCGACAGTTTCGTTGCCAAGTTCGGGCACCTCTATCGGCCCGAGGATCTCGCGAATTTCCTCGGCGAATCGCATAGCGAGGAGAAAGTCGCGAAGGAAATCGCCGACCCCGCCCTGCGCGTCGTGCTGGCCGAGGATGACGGGCAACTGCTCGGCTTCTGCAAGCTGGTGATGCACTGCGGCTGGCCCGAACATGCGCGCGGCGCCAAAGTGATCGAACTCAAGCAGCTTTACACCGCGCCTGAAGCAACCGGGCAGGGCATCGGCGCGCGGTTGATGGATTGGGCGCTGGCGGAAGCCGCCGCTTTCGGTGCCGACGAAATCCAGCTCTCGGTCTATTCCGACAATCCCGGCGCGCAGAAGTTCTACGCGCGTTATGGCTTCGGCAAAGTCGCAGACATCCACTTCATGGTCGGCGAAAAGCGGGACGAGGAATTGCTGTTCTCCGCGCTTCTCGCCGGGTAG
- the rpoC gene encoding DNA-directed RNA polymerase subunit beta' gives MNDLTKFTNQMAKPETFDQIQIGLASPERIRSWSFGEIKKPETINYRTFKPERDGLFCARIFGPVKDYECLCGKYKRMKYKGVVCEKCGVEVTVTKVRRERMGHIELAAPVAHIWFLKSLPSRIGLLLDMQLKLLERVLYFESYIVTEPGLTPLEKYQMLTEDEMLDAQDEYGEDAFSAGIGAEAVKHMLMNLDLEQERADLLQELETTKSELKPKKIIKRLKVVESFIDSGNRPEWMILDVVPVIPPELRPLVPLDGGRFATSDLNDLYRRVINRNNRLKRLIELRAPDIIVRNEKRMLQEAVDALFDNGRRGRVITGANKRPLKSLSDMLKGKQGRFRQNLLGKRVDYSGRSVIVTGPELKLHQCGLPKKMALELFKPFIYARLDAKGLSMTLKQAKKWVEKERKEVWDILDEVIREHPVMLNRAPTLHRLGIQAFEPVLIEGKAIQLHPLVCSAFNADFDGDQMAVHVPLSLEAQLEARVLMMSTNNILSPANGKPIIVPSQDMVLGLYYLSLDRDGEPGEGMKFADMAEVHQALHVAAVTLHSKIEARVPQTDENGQQYMARFHTTPGRMLLAECLPKSHKVPFDVVNRLLTKKEIGDVIDQVYRHTGQKDTVLFADAIMSLGFRHAFKAGISFGKDDMIIPDSKVALVAETKELVADYEQQYQDGLITQQEKYNKVIDAWSRCGDQVANAMMDEIKAQPIDPETGRMAQINSIYMMSHSGARGSPAQMKQLAGMRGLMAKPSGEIIETPIISNFKEGLTVLEYFNSTHGARKGLADTALKTANSGYLTRRLVDVSQDCVVVVDDCGTERALEMRSIVQGGSVIASLAERILGRTLAEDIVDKEGNVIATKGQLLDEPAVAAIEATGLQNARIRSPLICEATQGVCGTCYGRDLARGTPVNIGEAVGVIAAQSIGEPGTQLTMRTFHIGGAAQLNETSHLEAISAGHVEYRDIPTIVDKRDRLLSLARNGEIILFDTEGRERAIHRVPYGTVLLHKNGAKVEQGERLAEWDPFTLPIITETSGVVKYQDLIDTRTLTEHVDDATGMTSRVVTEDRSSSRAKKKEDLRPRITLLDDASGETARYMLAPGTTLSVEDGQTIEAGDIVARASREAAKTRDITGGLPRVAELFEARKPKDNAVIAKVSGRVEFVRDYKAKRKIAIIPEEGEPVEYLIPKSKVVDVQEGDWVKKGDNLVSGSPDPHDILEVLGVEALAEYLVAEIQEVYRLQGVKINDKHIEVIVRQMLQKVEITDGGDTTLLAAEQVDYEEMAEYNAKLAPGQKPAEGKPVLLGITKASLQTRSFISAASFQETTRVLTQAAVEGKTDSLIGLKENVIVGRLIPAGTGAGMNRVRVAATSRDVALRAATRRVQEAMILASTAEEEHKAELARNAADDLGDSPLAAVEGETHGTDADAGDYLNPEAADGDQA, from the coding sequence ATGAACGACCTGACCAAGTTCACGAACCAGATGGCCAAGCCTGAGACCTTCGATCAGATTCAGATCGGTCTCGCGTCGCCCGAGCGTATCCGCTCCTGGTCCTTCGGCGAAATCAAGAAGCCGGAAACCATCAACTATCGCACGTTCAAGCCTGAGCGTGACGGCTTGTTCTGCGCGCGCATCTTCGGTCCCGTGAAGGACTACGAGTGCCTGTGCGGCAAGTACAAGCGCATGAAGTACAAGGGCGTCGTCTGCGAAAAGTGCGGCGTCGAAGTCACCGTGACCAAGGTGCGCCGCGAGCGCATGGGCCACATCGAGCTGGCTGCCCCGGTTGCGCACATCTGGTTCCTCAAGTCGCTGCCTTCGCGCATCGGCCTGCTGCTCGACATGCAGCTCAAGCTGCTTGAGCGCGTCCTCTACTTCGAGAGCTACATCGTTACCGAGCCGGGTCTCACCCCGCTCGAGAAGTACCAGATGCTCACCGAAGACGAGATGCTCGACGCCCAGGACGAGTATGGCGAAGACGCCTTCTCGGCCGGCATCGGCGCCGAGGCCGTCAAGCATATGCTGATGAACCTCGACCTCGAGCAGGAGCGCGCGGACCTTCTCCAGGAGCTTGAGACGACCAAGTCGGAACTCAAGCCCAAGAAGATCATCAAGCGTCTCAAGGTCGTGGAATCGTTCATCGATTCGGGCAACCGCCCCGAATGGATGATCCTCGACGTCGTCCCGGTCATCCCGCCAGAACTGCGCCCGCTAGTGCCGCTGGACGGTGGCCGCTTCGCGACCTCGGATCTCAACGATCTGTATCGCCGCGTCATCAACCGCAACAACCGCCTGAAGCGCCTGATCGAACTGCGCGCGCCTGACATCATCGTGCGCAACGAAAAGCGCATGCTGCAGGAAGCCGTCGACGCCCTGTTCGACAACGGCCGCCGCGGCCGCGTCATCACCGGCGCCAACAAGCGTCCGCTGAAGTCGCTGTCCGACATGCTCAAGGGCAAGCAGGGCCGCTTCCGCCAGAACCTGCTCGGCAAGCGCGTCGACTACTCGGGCCGTTCGGTCATCGTGACCGGACCGGAACTCAAGCTGCACCAGTGCGGCCTGCCCAAGAAGATGGCGCTCGAACTGTTCAAGCCGTTCATCTACGCCCGTCTGGACGCCAAGGGTCTTTCCATGACCCTGAAGCAGGCCAAGAAGTGGGTCGAGAAGGAGCGCAAGGAAGTCTGGGACATCCTGGACGAGGTGATCCGCGAGCACCCGGTCATGCTCAACCGCGCGCCCACGCTCCACCGTCTCGGCATCCAGGCTTTCGAGCCCGTGCTGATCGAGGGCAAGGCGATCCAGCTGCACCCGCTCGTCTGCTCGGCCTTCAACGCCGACTTCGACGGTGACCAGATGGCCGTCCACGTGCCGCTTTCGCTGGAAGCCCAGCTCGAAGCGCGCGTGCTGATGATGTCGACCAACAACATCCTCTCGCCTGCCAACGGCAAGCCGATCATCGTTCCTTCGCAGGACATGGTTCTCGGCCTGTATTACCTGTCGCTCGACCGCGACGGCGAGCCGGGCGAAGGCATGAAGTTTGCCGACATGGCCGAAGTGCACCAGGCGCTTCACGTCGCTGCCGTCACGCTGCACTCGAAGATCGAGGCGCGCGTGCCGCAGACCGACGAGAATGGTCAGCAGTACATGGCGCGCTTCCACACGACGCCGGGCCGCATGCTGCTGGCAGAGTGCCTGCCCAAGTCGCACAAGGTGCCCTTCGACGTCGTCAACCGCCTTCTCACCAAGAAGGAAATCGGTGACGTCATCGATCAGGTCTACCGTCACACCGGCCAGAAGGACACGGTGCTGTTCGCCGACGCGATCATGTCGCTGGGCTTCCGCCACGCGTTCAAGGCCGGCATCTCGTTCGGCAAGGACGACATGATCATCCCGGACAGCAAGGTCGCCCTCGTTGCCGAGACCAAGGAACTGGTCGCGGACTACGAGCAGCAGTACCAGGACGGTCTGATCACCCAGCAGGAAAAGTACAACAAGGTCATCGACGCCTGGAGCCGTTGCGGCGACCAGGTGGCGAACGCCATGATGGACGAGATCAAGGCCCAGCCGATCGATCCCGAGACGGGTCGCATGGCCCAGATCAACTCGATCTACATGATGAGCCACTCCGGTGCGCGTGGTTCGCCAGCGCAGATGAAGCAGCTTGCCGGTATGCGCGGCCTCATGGCCAAGCCGTCGGGCGAGATCATCGAAACCCCGATCATCTCGAACTTCAAGGAAGGTCTGACCGTCCTTGAGTACTTCAACTCGACCCACGGTGCTCGTAAGGGCCTGGCCGATACCGCACTCAAGACGGCGAACTCGGGTTACCTGACCCGCCGTCTCGTCGACGTGTCGCAGGATTGCGTCGTCGTCGTCGACGACTGCGGCACCGAGCGCGCGCTGGAAATGCGTTCGATCGTTCAGGGCGGTTCGGTTATCGCCTCGCTTGCCGAACGTATCCTGGGCCGTACCCTGGCCGAGGACATCGTCGACAAGGAAGGCAACGTCATCGCGACCAAGGGCCAGCTCCTCGACGAGCCCGCGGTTGCCGCGATCGAGGCTACCGGCCTGCAGAACGCACGCATCCGCTCGCCGCTGATCTGCGAAGCCACCCAGGGCGTCTGCGGCACCTGCTACGGGCGTGACCTTGCCCGCGGTACTCCGGTGAACATCGGTGAAGCTGTCGGCGTTATCGCCGCGCAGTCGATCGGTGAGCCGGGCACGCAGCTGACCATGCGTACCTTCCACATCGGCGGTGCGGCGCAGCTCAACGAAACCTCGCACCTCGAAGCGATCAGCGCGGGCCATGTCGAATACCGCGACATCCCGACGATCGTCGACAAGCGCGACCGTCTCCTGTCGCTGGCCCGCAACGGCGAGATCATCCTGTTCGACACCGAGGGCCGTGAACGCGCAATCCACCGCGTGCCTTACGGTACGGTGCTGCTCCACAAGAACGGCGCCAAGGTCGAGCAGGGCGAACGCCTGGCAGAGTGGGATCCGTTCACGCTCCCGATCATCACCGAAACCTCGGGTGTGGTGAAGTATCAGGACCTGATCGATACCCGCACGCTGACCGAGCACGTCGACGATGCGACCGGCATGACCAGCCGCGTCGTCACCGAGGACCGTTCGTCCAGCCGCGCCAAGAAGAAGGAGGACCTGCGTCCGCGCATCACCCTTCTCGATGACGCATCGGGCGAAACCGCGCGCTACATGCTGGCGCCGGGCACCACGCTCTCGGTCGAGGATGGCCAGACGATCGAAGCCGGCGACATCGTTGCCCGTGCTTCGCGCGAAGCCGCCAAGACCCGCGACATTACGGGTGGTCTGCCGCGCGTTGCCGAACTGTTCGAGGCCCGCAAGCCGAAAGACAACGCGGTCATCGCCAAGGTCTCGGGCCGCGTCGAGTTCGTTCGCGACTACAAGGCCAAGCGCAAGATCGCGATCATCCCCGAGGAGGGTGAGCCGGTAGAATACCTGATCCCGAAGTCCAAGGTCGTGGACGTTCAGGAAGGTGACTGGGTCAAGAAGGGCGACAACCTGGTTTCGGGCTCGCCCGATCCCCACGACATTCTGGAAGTCCTCGGCGTGGAAGCGCTGGCGGAATACCTCGTCGCGGAAATCCAGGAAGTCTACCGTCTCCAGGGCGTGAAGATCAACGACAAGCACATCGAGGTGATCGTTCGCCAGATGCTGCAGAAGGTCGAGATCACTGACGGCGGCGACACCACGTTGCTGGCGGCCGAGCAGGTCGACTACGAAGAAATGGCCGAGTACAACGCCAAGCTCGCTCCCGGCCAGAAGCCGGCAGAGGGCAAGCCGGTGCTCTTGGGCATCACCAAGGCCTCGCTGCAGACCCGTTCGTTCATCTCGGCGGCCTCGTTCCAGGAAACCACCCGCGTGCTCACGCAGGCGGCGGTTGAGGGCAAGACCGACTCGCTGATCGGCCTGAAGGAAAACGTCATCGTCGGCCGTCTGATCCCGGCCGGTACCGGTGCAGGCATGAACCGCGTGCGCGTGGCGGCCACCAGCCGCGACGTGGCCCTGCGTGCGGCGACCCGCCGCGTGCAGGAAGCCATGATCCTCGCCAGCACGGCCGAGGAAGAGCACAAGGCTGAACTGGCCCGCAATGCCGCCGACGACCTCGGCGACAGCCCGCTCGCGGCAGTCGAGGGCGAAACCCACGGCACCGACGCGGATGCCGGTGACTACCTGAACCCCGAAGCGGCGGACGGCGACCAGGCATAA
- the ispG gene encoding flavodoxin-dependent (E)-4-hydroxy-3-methylbut-2-enyl-diphosphate synthase yields MSSIRPWRDIERRKSRQIMVGAVPVGGDAPITVQTMTNTLTSDAGATIDQIRRCEDAGADLIRVSCPDVESTAAFREIARAARVPLIADIHFHYKRALEAADAGAACLRINPGNIGSAERVAEVVRAAKANGCAIRIGVNGGSLERHLLEKYGEPCPDALVESAMDHIKLLQDHDFHEFKVAVKASDVFLAVAAYQGLADAVDCPLHLGITEAGGLIGGTVKSSIGMGMLLWSGIGDTLRVSLSAEPEEEVRVGFEMLKALGLRTRGVRVVSCPSCARQGFDVIRTVEALEDRLQHIKTPLSLSVLGCVVNGPGEARETDIGLTGGGNGKHMVYLSGVSDHTIQSETMLDHIVSLVEAKAAEIEAAEAEAAAVAAE; encoded by the coding sequence ATGTCTTCCATTCGTCCCTGGCGCGATATCGAGCGCCGCAAGAGCCGCCAGATCATGGTCGGAGCCGTGCCCGTTGGCGGCGATGCGCCGATCACGGTGCAGACCATGACCAACACCCTCACGTCCGATGCCGGCGCCACGATCGACCAGATCCGGCGCTGCGAGGATGCCGGGGCGGACCTTATCCGTGTTTCGTGTCCCGACGTGGAAAGCACCGCTGCCTTCCGCGAAATCGCCCGCGCGGCGCGGGTCCCGCTGATCGCGGACATCCATTTCCACTACAAGCGCGCGCTGGAAGCGGCGGACGCAGGCGCTGCCTGCCTGCGCATCAACCCCGGCAACATCGGTTCGGCCGAGCGCGTGGCCGAAGTGGTGCGCGCCGCCAAGGCCAATGGCTGCGCGATCCGCATCGGCGTCAACGGCGGCAGCCTGGAACGCCACCTCCTCGAAAAATACGGCGAGCCGTGCCCCGATGCGCTGGTCGAATCGGCGATGGATCACATCAAGCTGCTGCAGGACCACGACTTCCACGAATTCAAGGTGGCAGTGAAGGCTTCCGACGTGTTCCTCGCGGTTGCCGCCTACCAAGGGCTGGCGGACGCCGTGGACTGCCCGCTGCACCTCGGCATCACCGAAGCTGGCGGGTTGATCGGCGGCACGGTCAAGTCCTCGATCGGCATGGGCATGCTGCTGTGGTCGGGCATCGGCGACACTCTGCGCGTCTCGCTTTCGGCCGAGCCGGAAGAAGAAGTGCGTGTCGGCTTCGAGATGCTCAAAGCACTGGGCCTGCGCACCCGCGGCGTGCGCGTTGTTTCCTGCCCGTCCTGCGCCCGTCAGGGCTTCGACGTGATCCGCACCGTAGAGGCGCTGGAAGACCGCCTGCAGCACATCAAGACCCCGCTCTCGCTCTCGGTCCTCGGCTGCGTCGTCAACGGCCCGGGTGAAGCGCGCGAGACCGACATCGGCCTGACCGGCGGCGGGAACGGCAAGCACATGGTCTATCTCTCGGGCGTGTCGGACCACACCATCCAGAGCGAGACGATGCTCGATCACATCGTGTCGCTGGTGGAAGCCAAGGCGGCCGAGATCGAAGCCGCCGAAGCAGAAGCGGCCGCCGTCGCGGCGGAGTGA